One segment of Mycolicibacterium baixiangningiae DNA contains the following:
- a CDS encoding S1 family peptidase, which yields MRTGHRRLASIVAALAFCVAHVLATAPAAGAVGPVVLGGGSGIVVNGESFCTLTTIGNDNRGNLIGFTSAHCGGPGATVSAEGAQDAGILGTMVAGNEALDYAVIQFDPQKVTPTNNVNGFQINGLGPDPAFGQVACKLGRTTGYSCGVTWGPGEDPGTIVNQVCGQPGDSGAPVTVDNRLVGMIHGAYTEGLPTCVVKYIPLHTPAVTMSFNTQLADIAAKNRPGSGFVPVGAR from the coding sequence TTGCGTACCGGACACCGCCGACTGGCCTCGATCGTGGCGGCCCTGGCCTTCTGCGTCGCCCACGTGCTCGCCACGGCGCCCGCCGCCGGAGCGGTCGGGCCCGTTGTCCTCGGTGGTGGCTCCGGCATCGTCGTCAACGGTGAATCCTTCTGCACCCTGACCACCATCGGTAACGACAACCGCGGCAACCTGATCGGCTTCACGTCCGCGCACTGCGGCGGACCCGGCGCGACGGTGTCGGCCGAAGGCGCACAGGACGCGGGCATCCTCGGCACCATGGTCGCGGGTAACGAGGCGCTCGATTACGCGGTGATCCAGTTCGATCCGCAGAAGGTCACCCCGACCAATAATGTCAACGGCTTCCAGATCAACGGCCTCGGTCCCGACCCGGCGTTCGGGCAGGTCGCCTGCAAACTGGGACGCACCACCGGCTACTCGTGCGGGGTGACGTGGGGACCGGGTGAGGATCCGGGCACCATCGTCAACCAGGTGTGCGGTCAGCCAGGTGACTCCGGTGCACCGGTCACGGTCGACAACCGGCTGGTCGGCATGATCCACGGCGCCTACACCGAGGGTCTGCCGACGTGCGTGGTGAAGTACATCCCGCTGCACACACCGGCGGTGACCATGTCGTTCAACACGCAGTTGGCCGACATCGCCGCCAAGAACCGACCGGGTTCGGGTTTCGTCCCGGTCGGCGCTCGCTGA
- a CDS encoding phage holin family protein, with the protein MSRGERKNGVPTTVTSIPLVDPHAPNPDPSIGDLVKDATSQVSTLVRAEVELAKAEITRDVKKGLTGSVFFIAALVVLFYSTFFFFFFAAELLDTWLWRWASFLIVFGVMVVVTALLALLGYLKVRRIRGPRQTIESVKETREALTPGHDKVQKSVAVGDGQKARAVSDGQKTGDPSGW; encoded by the coding sequence GTGAGCAGAGGCGAACGCAAGAACGGCGTGCCCACCACCGTCACGTCGATTCCGCTGGTGGATCCGCATGCGCCCAACCCCGATCCCTCGATCGGAGATCTGGTCAAGGACGCCACCTCGCAGGTGTCGACGCTGGTGCGGGCCGAGGTCGAGTTGGCCAAGGCCGAGATCACCCGTGACGTCAAGAAGGGTCTGACCGGCAGCGTCTTCTTCATCGCCGCGCTGGTCGTGCTGTTCTATTCGACCTTCTTCTTCTTTTTCTTCGCCGCCGAGTTGCTCGACACCTGGCTGTGGCGGTGGGCGTCGTTCCTGATCGTCTTCGGTGTCATGGTGGTCGTCACCGCACTGCTGGCGCTGCTCGGTTATCTGAAGGTGCGCCGTATCCGCGGTCCGCGGCAGACCATCGAGTCGGTGAAGGAGACGCGGGAGGCGCTCACCCCCGGTCACGACAAGGTCCAGAAGTCGGTCGCCGTCGGAGACGGCCAGAAGGCACGAGCCGTCTCCGACGGTCAGAAGACCGGCGACCCGTCCGGCTGGTAA
- a CDS encoding alpha/beta fold hydrolase, which produces MPPPDPSVVRIDGPWRHLEVHANGIRFHVVEADSPDAAAVPLTERPLVILLHGFASFWWSWRHQLRGLTGARVVAVDLRGYGGSDKPPRGYDGWTLAGDTAGLVRALGHETATLVGHADGGLVCWATSVLHPRVVRAIAAVSSPHPYALRASATRRRDQGRALLPSLLKYQSPIWPERALTRHDGAEVEHLMRARSSVEWQRTEDFSETIGHLRKAIQIPSAAHCALEYQRWAVRSQLRGEGRRFMRSMKRPLVVPMLHLRGDSDPYVLADPVYRTQNFTPHGRYVSLRGAGHYGHEEAPDEVNEQLGRFLGQVYGRQIS; this is translated from the coding sequence ATGCCGCCACCCGATCCGTCGGTCGTCCGGATCGACGGTCCCTGGCGTCATCTCGAGGTCCACGCCAACGGCATCCGCTTCCACGTCGTCGAGGCTGATTCGCCGGATGCGGCCGCCGTCCCGTTGACCGAACGGCCGCTGGTCATCCTGCTGCACGGGTTCGCGTCCTTCTGGTGGTCGTGGCGCCATCAGCTGCGGGGACTGACCGGCGCCCGTGTGGTGGCCGTGGATCTGCGCGGATACGGCGGCAGCGACAAACCTCCGCGCGGTTACGACGGCTGGACGCTGGCCGGTGACACCGCCGGCCTGGTGCGGGCGCTGGGCCACGAGACCGCGACACTGGTCGGCCACGCCGACGGTGGCCTGGTGTGCTGGGCGACGTCGGTGCTGCATCCCCGCGTCGTCCGTGCCATCGCAGCGGTCAGCTCCCCGCATCCGTACGCGCTGCGCGCGTCGGCGACGAGGCGGCGTGACCAGGGCCGCGCACTGCTGCCGTCGCTGCTGAAGTATCAGTCGCCCATATGGCCCGAACGGGCGCTGACCCGTCACGACGGCGCGGAGGTCGAACACCTCATGCGGGCCCGCTCCAGCGTGGAATGGCAGCGCACCGAGGACTTCTCGGAGACGATCGGACACCTGCGCAAGGCCATCCAGATCCCGTCGGCGGCGCACTGCGCGCTGGAGTACCAGCGCTGGGCGGTACGCAGCCAACTGCGCGGGGAGGGGCGGCGGTTCATGCGCTCGATGAAGCGGCCGCTGGTGGTGCCGATGCTGCACCTGCGCGGCGATTCGGATCCGTACGTTCTCGCCGACCCGGTGTACCGCACCCAGAACTTCACCCCGCACGGGCGATACGTATCGCTAAGGGGTGCAGGTCATTACGGTCATGAGGAAGCCCCCGACGAGGTCAACGAACAGCTCGGCCGGTTCCTCGGCCAGGTGTACGGACGTCAGATCAGCTGA
- the marP gene encoding acid resistance serine protease MarP: protein MTPSQWLDLLVLAVAFVAAISGWRSGALGSLMSFIGVVLGAVAGVLLAPHVVTHISGPRTKLFAALFLILALVVIGEIAGVVLGRAVRGAIRNRTLRLFDSVIGVGLQIVAVLLASWLLATPLTSSDQPNLAAAVKGSRVLSEVDDVAPPWLKSVPTRLSGLLDTSGLPEVLEPFGRTPIATVDAPDAALATDAVVGATRGSVVKIRGVAPGCQKVLEGTGFVVSPNRVMSNAHVVAGSESVTVEVEGQTYEAFVVSYDPNADISILDVPNLPAGPLPFVDELAPSGTDAIVMGYPGGGDFTATPARIRETIELNGPDIYRKTTVTREVYTIRGTVRQGNSGGPMINRGGKVLGVVFGAAVDDADTGFVLTSDEVGHQLAKVGNTTRVPTGVCVS from the coding sequence ATGACACCGTCTCAGTGGCTTGACCTCCTCGTCCTCGCCGTCGCCTTCGTCGCCGCCATCTCGGGCTGGCGCTCGGGAGCGCTGGGCTCACTCATGTCCTTCATCGGCGTGGTGCTCGGCGCGGTCGCCGGGGTATTGCTCGCACCGCATGTGGTCACCCACATCAGCGGCCCACGGACCAAACTGTTCGCGGCTCTGTTCCTGATCCTCGCGCTGGTGGTGATCGGCGAGATCGCCGGCGTGGTCCTCGGCCGGGCGGTGCGCGGGGCGATCCGCAACCGCACGCTGCGCCTGTTCGACTCGGTCATCGGGGTGGGCCTGCAGATCGTGGCGGTACTGCTCGCATCGTGGTTGCTGGCGACTCCGCTGACGTCGTCCGACCAGCCGAACCTGGCGGCCGCCGTCAAGGGTTCGCGGGTGTTGAGCGAAGTGGACGACGTGGCACCGCCTTGGCTCAAGTCCGTGCCGACCCGGCTGTCCGGCCTGCTCGACACCTCGGGCCTGCCCGAAGTCCTCGAACCGTTCGGCCGCACACCGATCGCCACCGTCGACGCACCGGACGCGGCGCTCGCCACCGACGCCGTGGTCGGTGCCACCCGCGGCAGCGTGGTGAAGATCCGCGGGGTCGCGCCCGGCTGCCAGAAGGTGCTCGAGGGCACCGGATTCGTCGTGTCGCCGAACCGGGTGATGTCCAACGCGCACGTCGTCGCCGGTTCGGAGAGCGTGACCGTGGAGGTCGAGGGCCAGACCTACGAGGCCTTCGTGGTGTCCTACGATCCGAACGCCGACATCTCCATCCTCGACGTCCCGAACCTGCCCGCGGGCCCGTTGCCGTTCGTCGACGAGCTGGCACCGTCGGGAACCGACGCCATCGTGATGGGCTATCCCGGTGGCGGTGACTTCACCGCGACCCCGGCGCGGATCCGCGAGACCATCGAGCTCAACGGTCCCGACATCTACCGCAAAACCACGGTCACCCGCGAGGTGTACACGATCAGAGGCACTGTGCGGCAAGGCAATTCAGGTGGCCCGATGATCAACCGCGGCGGCAAGGTGCTGGGCGTGGTGTTCGGGGCCGCCGTCGACGACGCCGACACCGGGTTCGTGCTGACCTCCGACGAGGTGGGCCATCAACTGGCCAAGGTGGGCAACACCACCCGGGTGCCCACCGGAGTCTGCGTCAGCTGA
- a CDS encoding NUDIX hydrolase — MSATRDGHRLTPDAAPAWLKPLVDNTDGVPRAYRRRVPPDVLSALTVANASATVTGTKRDAAVLVLFSGPEDAPGEALPDDADLLVTVRASTLRHHAGQAAFPGGATDPDDEGPVHTALREATEETGLDATRIRPLATLQRMFIPPSGFHVVPVLAYSPDPGPVAVVDESETAIVARVPVRAFINPDNRLMVYRDANSRRWAGPAFLLNEMLVWGFTGQVISAILDVAGWAVSWNIDDVRGLDEAMALVGHDAGYGESQQ; from the coding sequence GTGAGCGCCACGCGCGACGGGCACCGTTTGACGCCCGACGCCGCACCCGCCTGGCTCAAACCGCTGGTCGACAACACCGACGGGGTGCCTCGTGCCTACCGTCGCCGGGTGCCACCGGACGTACTGTCCGCGCTGACCGTCGCGAACGCGAGCGCAACGGTGACGGGCACCAAGCGGGACGCTGCGGTGCTGGTGTTGTTCTCCGGACCCGAGGACGCCCCCGGGGAGGCACTGCCCGACGACGCCGACCTGTTGGTGACAGTGCGAGCGTCGACACTGCGCCATCACGCCGGTCAGGCCGCCTTCCCCGGCGGCGCCACCGACCCCGACGACGAGGGCCCGGTGCACACCGCGTTGCGGGAGGCGACCGAGGAGACCGGTCTCGACGCCACCCGCATCCGGCCGCTGGCGACGCTGCAGCGCATGTTCATCCCGCCGTCGGGTTTCCATGTCGTGCCGGTGTTGGCGTATTCGCCCGACCCGGGGCCGGTGGCCGTCGTCGACGAATCCGAGACCGCGATCGTGGCGCGGGTGCCGGTGCGCGCGTTCATCAACCCCGACAACCGGTTGATGGTCTACCGCGACGCCAATTCCCGCAGGTGGGCAGGTCCGGCCTTCCTGCTCAACGAGATGCTGGTGTGGGGTTTCACCGGTCAGGTCATCTCCGCCATCCTCGACGTCGCCGGCTGGGCCGTGTCGTGGAACATCGACGACGTCCGCGGACTCGACGAGGCAATGGCGCTCGTCGGCCACGATGCCGGTTACGGTGAGTCCCAACAATGA
- a CDS encoding TlpA family protein disulfide reductase — protein MSTSARWTVAVLAVALALVVALSLQLAEDPAPTRRDGPAPTRDHRDADTPEALAGPRAEADLPPCPAPGTGAGPESLRGIELECAGDGQMTDVARALAGRTVVLNLWAYWCGPCADELPAMQEYQRRVGDAVTVLTVHQDENETAALLRLAELGVRLPTLQDGRRLIAAAVKAPNVMPATVVLRPDGTVAGILPRSFATADEIEAAVEQTRGEPG, from the coding sequence ATGAGCACCTCGGCCCGTTGGACTGTCGCCGTGCTCGCCGTTGCGCTCGCCCTGGTGGTCGCTCTCTCGCTGCAGTTGGCCGAGGATCCCGCACCCACGCGTCGCGACGGCCCCGCACCGACCCGCGACCACCGCGATGCCGACACCCCCGAGGCGCTGGCCGGTCCGCGCGCCGAGGCGGACCTGCCGCCGTGCCCGGCGCCCGGCACCGGTGCCGGTCCCGAGTCGCTGCGCGGCATCGAGCTCGAATGCGCCGGCGACGGGCAGATGACCGACGTCGCGCGGGCGCTCGCCGGCCGGACGGTGGTGCTCAACCTGTGGGCCTACTGGTGCGGGCCCTGCGCGGACGAACTGCCCGCCATGCAGGAGTACCAGCGCCGGGTCGGTGACGCGGTGACGGTGCTTACCGTCCATCAGGACGAGAACGAAACGGCGGCGCTGCTGCGGTTGGCCGAGCTCGGGGTGCGGCTGCCGACACTGCAGGACGGACGCCGGCTGATCGCGGCGGCGGTCAAGGCGCCGAACGTGATGCCTGCGACGGTCGTGCTGCGTCCGGACGGTACCGTTGCCGGGATTCTGCCGCGGTCCTTCGCCACCGCCGACGAGATCGAGGCTGCGGTGGAACAGACGAGGGGAGAGCCGGGGTGA